From Pandoraea vervacti, the proteins below share one genomic window:
- a CDS encoding response regulator transcription factor — protein sequence MTGEIMRVLVVGEAAPWLGGLQVALQTEANVTPPVLRHVDNVTTPDWVWLRELPSRRALVLDESVARTPAVDTLCALATECVPPVPVIVVGDAGFPDEIIRWLQAGVAACLPWPNSVARIRSVFDLAFSGGRFVPEEALSALLVLWRQEALGEALPLSRLPVFPLGGDKATQLAESALLGISQRQYEILALLSRGLSIKTICQQLVISEGTAKTHVSALYRRLGARNRGEAIYIAAQRGARHLFET from the coding sequence ATGACAGGGGAAATCATGCGTGTGCTGGTCGTAGGTGAGGCGGCCCCCTGGCTGGGCGGCCTGCAAGTCGCGTTGCAAACCGAAGCCAACGTGACACCACCGGTCTTGCGGCATGTCGACAATGTGACGACGCCGGACTGGGTGTGGTTGCGCGAGTTGCCATCGCGCCGTGCGCTCGTGCTCGATGAGTCCGTGGCGCGCACGCCTGCGGTCGATACTTTGTGCGCGCTGGCCACCGAATGTGTCCCGCCGGTGCCCGTCATCGTGGTCGGCGATGCGGGTTTTCCCGATGAGATCATTCGCTGGTTGCAGGCCGGTGTGGCGGCCTGCCTGCCATGGCCGAATTCCGTTGCACGTATCCGTTCGGTGTTCGATCTTGCATTCTCGGGCGGTCGCTTCGTGCCCGAGGAGGCGCTCTCCGCATTGCTGGTGCTTTGGCGTCAGGAGGCGTTGGGCGAAGCCTTGCCGCTGTCGCGCCTGCCCGTCTTTCCACTGGGTGGCGACAAGGCGACGCAGCTTGCGGAATCCGCATTGCTTGGCATTTCTCAGCGTCAGTATGAAATCCTGGCGTTGCTCTCGCGCGGTCTCTCTATCAAGACGATCTGTCAGCAGTTGGTGATTTCCGAAGGGACTGCGAAGACGCACGTATCCGCGTTGTATCGGCGCCTCGGGGCGCGCAACCGCGGCGAGGCGATCTATATTGCTGCGCAGCGTGGTGCGCGGCACCTGTTCGAGACCTGA
- a CDS encoding CaiB/BaiF CoA transferase family protein codes for MPGFGALAGVKVLELGTLIAGPFAARMLGEFGAEVIKIEDPQHGDPLRKWRKLHPDAGGTSLWWAVQARNKKSVTINLKSPEGQEIVRKLAAQADIVVENFRPGLLERFGLGYEQLSAQNPGLVMVRLSGYGQTGPYRDRPGFGAIAESMGGLRHITGYPDLPPPRIGISIGDSIAALHGVIGAMMALHHRNVNGGRGQVVDVALYEAVFNLMESVVPEYSVAGMVRERTGASLPGIVPSNTYPCADGMIVVGGNSDPIFKRLMQAIGRADLAEDPGLAHNDGRVPRTQEIDEAIGQWTQARSIDEALAVLQGADVPASRIYTVADMFKDPQFIARQMIQRHTFPDGTPIDLPNISPKLSQTPGQTQWLGPELGAHTNEVLAQLGYDAEQIEALRENGVI; via the coding sequence ATGCCGGGCTTCGGCGCGCTTGCCGGCGTGAAAGTGCTTGAACTCGGTACGCTGATCGCCGGCCCCTTTGCCGCGCGCATGCTCGGCGAGTTCGGTGCCGAAGTCATCAAGATCGAGGATCCGCAGCACGGCGATCCGTTGCGCAAGTGGCGCAAGCTGCATCCCGATGCGGGTGGCACCTCACTCTGGTGGGCGGTGCAGGCGCGAAACAAGAAGTCGGTCACGATCAACCTGAAATCCCCCGAGGGACAGGAAATCGTGCGCAAGCTCGCGGCGCAGGCCGACATCGTCGTCGAAAATTTCCGCCCCGGGCTGCTCGAGCGTTTTGGGTTGGGTTACGAGCAACTGTCGGCGCAAAACCCCGGGCTGGTCATGGTGCGTCTGTCGGGATACGGTCAGACAGGGCCGTATCGGGATCGGCCGGGTTTCGGTGCCATCGCCGAATCGATGGGCGGGCTGCGTCACATCACCGGGTACCCGGACCTGCCGCCACCGCGTATCGGCATTTCCATTGGCGACTCGATTGCCGCGTTGCATGGTGTGATCGGCGCAATGATGGCGCTGCACCACCGCAATGTGAATGGCGGCCGAGGTCAGGTCGTGGACGTCGCACTCTATGAGGCGGTCTTCAACCTGATGGAGAGTGTCGTGCCGGAGTACAGCGTGGCGGGCATGGTGCGTGAGCGCACCGGGGCGTCGTTGCCGGGCATCGTACCGTCGAACACCTATCCTTGCGCCGACGGCATGATCGTGGTGGGGGGGAACAGCGATCCGATCTTCAAACGTTTGATGCAGGCCATTGGCCGCGCGGATCTGGCAGAAGACCCCGGCCTCGCTCACAACGACGGGCGGGTGCCGCGCACGCAGGAAATCGATGAGGCGATCGGTCAATGGACGCAGGCGCGATCTATCGACGAGGCGCTTGCCGTGTTGCAGGGGGCGGATGTTCCGGCGAGCCGGATCTACACCGTGGCCGACATGTTCAAGGACCCGCAATTCATTGCGCGTCAAATGATTCAGCGCCATACGTTCCCGGACGGCACGCCGATCGACCTGCCGAACATTTCGCCGAAACTCTCCCAGACCCCCGGGCAGACCCAATGGCTCGGCCCTGAGCTGGGCGCCCACACGAACGAAGTGCTGGCGCAACTGGGTTATGATGCCGAGCAAATCGAAGCGTTGCGCGAGAACGGTGTCATCTGA
- a CDS encoding ABC transporter substrate-binding protein has translation MQRREFVTALAAAGLIGAGMRPGFAQARLEKTKVAIAVGGKNLFYYLPLTIAERLNYFKDEGLDVEISDFAGGSKALQALVGGSADVVSGAYEHTILLQAKNQYIRAFVLQGRAPQIVFGVSNKTMPNYKSIADLRGKKIGVTAPGSSTNIMANFVLAKGGIKPNEVAFVGVGASSGALAAIRSGNIDAIVNLDPVITMLERDKEIRVISDTRTLKETVSVFGGNMPAGCLYTNESFIQKNPNTTQALTNAMVRALRWLQTAGQAELIKTVPDAYLLGDRALYLDAWSRVKEAMSPDGLIPADGPATALRTLQAFDETVKGKPIDLSKTFTNEFTKKADAKYK, from the coding sequence ATGCAAAGACGTGAATTCGTCACGGCACTGGCCGCCGCCGGCCTCATCGGCGCAGGCATGCGTCCGGGCTTCGCTCAAGCCAGGCTCGAGAAGACCAAGGTCGCGATTGCGGTCGGCGGAAAGAACCTCTTTTATTACCTGCCGCTCACGATCGCCGAACGTCTGAACTACTTCAAGGACGAAGGGCTCGACGTCGAAATCTCCGACTTTGCCGGTGGCTCCAAGGCGCTGCAGGCCCTGGTCGGCGGCAGCGCCGATGTGGTGTCGGGCGCGTACGAGCACACGATTCTGTTGCAGGCGAAAAATCAGTACATCCGGGCCTTCGTGTTGCAGGGTCGTGCACCGCAAATCGTCTTTGGCGTATCGAACAAGACGATGCCCAATTACAAGTCGATTGCCGACCTGCGTGGCAAGAAGATTGGTGTCACCGCGCCGGGTTCGTCGACGAACATCATGGCGAACTTCGTGCTTGCCAAAGGCGGCATCAAACCCAACGAGGTAGCTTTCGTGGGTGTGGGCGCTTCGTCCGGCGCGCTGGCCGCGATTCGCTCGGGCAATATCGACGCCATCGTCAATCTCGACCCCGTGATCACCATGCTGGAGCGCGACAAGGAGATTCGTGTGATCTCGGATACGCGCACGCTCAAGGAGACCGTGTCGGTGTTTGGCGGCAACATGCCCGCCGGTTGTCTCTACACGAACGAATCGTTCATTCAGAAGAATCCGAATACCACGCAGGCGCTGACCAACGCCATGGTGCGCGCGCTGCGCTGGCTGCAGACGGCAGGGCAGGCCGAACTGATCAAGACGGTCCCCGACGCCTATCTGCTGGGCGACCGCGCGCTCTATCTCGATGCATGGAGTCGCGTGAAGGAAGCCATGTCGCCGGATGGCCTGATCCCCGCGGATGGCCCGGCCACGGCGCTGCGCACCTTGCAGGCGTTCGACGAAACGGTCAAGGGCAAGCCCATCGATCTGTCGAAGACGTTTACGAACGAATTCACGAAAAAGGCCGACGCCAAGTACAAATGA
- a CDS encoding ABC transporter ATP-binding protein produces MTAPALSFESITCTFVARDDRSKRYTAVADTTLDIAPGEFVSVVGPTGCGKSTLLNVAAGLLTPSSGSIKVFGEPLKGINARAGYMFQAEALMPWRNAIDNVTAGLEFRGVAPEEAKARGHEWLKRVGLGGFGDRYPHQLSGGMRKRVAMAQTLILDPDIILMDEPFSALDIQTRQLMENELLDLWAAKRRAVLFITHDLDEAIALSDRVVVLAAGPGTHPIGEFRIDLPRPRDVAEIRNHPRFTELHAQIWDVLREEVLKGYAQQLKAV; encoded by the coding sequence ATGACTGCGCCGGCTCTGAGTTTCGAAAGCATTACCTGTACGTTCGTCGCTCGGGACGACCGTTCGAAGCGATATACGGCCGTCGCCGATACGACGCTCGATATCGCGCCGGGCGAGTTTGTCTCGGTTGTCGGGCCGACGGGGTGCGGCAAATCCACGCTGCTCAATGTTGCGGCCGGGTTGCTCACGCCGTCTTCCGGTTCGATCAAGGTGTTCGGCGAACCGCTCAAGGGCATCAATGCGCGAGCGGGCTACATGTTCCAGGCCGAAGCGCTGATGCCGTGGCGTAACGCGATCGACAACGTTACCGCCGGGCTGGAGTTCCGTGGCGTCGCGCCCGAGGAAGCGAAGGCGCGCGGACACGAGTGGCTCAAGCGCGTGGGGCTGGGGGGATTTGGCGATCGCTATCCGCATCAGCTCTCCGGGGGGATGCGCAAACGCGTCGCGATGGCCCAAACGCTGATCCTCGACCCGGACATTATCTTGATGGACGAGCCATTTTCGGCACTCGATATCCAGACGCGTCAGTTGATGGAAAACGAGTTGCTGGATCTGTGGGCCGCCAAACGGCGCGCCGTGTTGTTCATCACGCACGATCTGGATGAGGCAATCGCACTGTCCGACCGTGTCGTGGTGCTCGCGGCGGGCCCGGGTACGCATCCCATTGGGGAGTTCCGAATCGATTTGCCGCGCCCCCGTGACGTGGCGGAAATACGGAATCATCCGCGCTTCACCGAGTTGCACGCCCAGATTTGGGACGTGCTTCGCGAGGAAGTCCTCAAGGGCTATGCCCAACAGTTAAAGGCGGTCTGA
- a CDS encoding ABC transporter permease, whose protein sequence is MRNRSIMRHLRLWQWLLLVVAFLVWYVLTSPTLLPAFYFDSPDKAAFFFGEPQKVLLQIWQWFASGEIYLHLGVTLLETVLAFTIGTVFGLGVGLWLALSPSAGALLDPYIKAANSMPRVILAPIFGVWFGLGIWSKVALGVTLVFFIVFFNVYQGVKEVSPVVLANARMLGANQRQLLRRVYLPSATSWVFSSLHNSVGLAFVGAVVGEYLGSSRGVGYLILQAEGTFDINAVIAGVLILTAFALVLDGLVGVVERRLLVWQPQAGETEKM, encoded by the coding sequence ATGCGTAATCGTTCGATCATGCGGCACCTGCGCCTTTGGCAATGGCTGCTGCTGGTGGTGGCCTTTCTCGTCTGGTACGTCCTCACGAGCCCGACGCTGCTGCCCGCGTTCTATTTCGACAGCCCCGACAAGGCGGCTTTCTTCTTTGGGGAGCCGCAAAAGGTGCTGCTCCAGATCTGGCAATGGTTTGCCAGCGGTGAAATTTACCTGCACCTGGGGGTGACGCTGCTCGAAACGGTGCTGGCATTTACCATCGGGACCGTGTTCGGGTTGGGGGTGGGGCTGTGGCTGGCCTTGTCGCCGAGCGCCGGCGCATTGCTCGATCCGTACATCAAGGCCGCCAATTCAATGCCGCGTGTGATCCTCGCGCCGATTTTCGGCGTGTGGTTCGGGCTGGGCATCTGGTCCAAGGTGGCGCTCGGCGTCACGCTCGTGTTCTTTATCGTCTTTTTCAACGTCTACCAGGGCGTGAAGGAAGTCAGTCCGGTCGTGCTGGCCAATGCGCGCATGCTGGGGGCGAATCAGCGCCAATTGCTGCGCCGCGTGTATCTGCCCAGCGCCACGAGCTGGGTGTTTTCAAGCTTGCACAATTCGGTGGGTCTCGCGTTTGTGGGTGCGGTCGTCGGGGAGTATCTGGGCTCGTCGCGCGGTGTCGGATATCTCATCTTGCAAGCGGAAGGCACTTTCGACATCAATGCCGTGATTGCAGGGGTGCTCATCCTCACGGCATTCGCACTGGTCCTCGACGGCCTTGTGGGGGTGGTAGAACGACGATTGCTCGTCTGGCAGCCGCAGGCCGGGGAAACCGAAAAGATGTGA
- the surE gene encoding 5'/3'-nucleotidase SurE, with translation MRILLSNDDGYQAPGLAALYEALAPLGDITVVAPEQNCSGASNSLTLQRPLSVFTSANDFTFINGTPTDCVHVALTGLLDERPDIVVSGINNGQNMGEDTLYSGTVAAATEGFLFGIPSFAFSQVNKGWDHLDSAARVAREVVERYMERPLGAPFLLNVNIPNLPYERLKGALATRLGKRHQSQPVVRQENPRGETIYWIGPAGDARDSSEGTDFHAVAHDYVSVTPLQLDLTHTARLGVVHDWLASAGVAQR, from the coding sequence ATGCGAATCCTGCTCAGCAACGACGATGGGTATCAGGCGCCAGGCCTGGCCGCGCTTTACGAGGCGCTGGCACCGCTTGGTGACATTACCGTGGTGGCGCCCGAACAGAACTGTAGCGGTGCGTCCAATTCTCTGACCCTGCAACGGCCGCTTTCCGTCTTTACGTCGGCCAATGATTTCACCTTCATTAACGGCACGCCGACCGATTGCGTCCACGTGGCGTTGACTGGTTTGCTCGACGAGCGGCCCGATATCGTGGTCTCGGGCATCAACAATGGCCAGAACATGGGCGAAGACACGCTGTACTCCGGTACTGTGGCGGCGGCCACCGAGGGATTCCTCTTCGGGATTCCGTCGTTCGCGTTCTCGCAGGTCAACAAGGGCTGGGATCACCTCGATAGTGCAGCGCGCGTGGCGCGTGAGGTGGTCGAACGTTATATGGAGCGGCCGTTGGGCGCGCCCTTCTTGTTGAACGTCAATATTCCCAATTTGCCCTATGAGCGCCTCAAGGGCGCGCTCGCGACCCGACTCGGGAAGCGACATCAGTCGCAGCCGGTTGTCCGACAGGAGAATCCGCGCGGCGAAACGATTTATTGGATCGGCCCCGCCGGCGACGCACGCGACAGCAGCGAAGGCACCGATTTCCACGCCGTGGCGCACGATTACGTCTCGGTCACCCCCTTGCAACTGGATCTGACGCATACCGCACGACTTGGCGTCGTGCACGATTGGCTGGCCAGCGCAGGGGTGGCCCAACGATGA
- a CDS encoding protein-L-isoaspartate(D-aspartate) O-methyltransferase has product MTTPPKRFPLPLAEVMTRRQRKAPVLDKASRASPAGAPPAAMTRKAPAATPAGSSVHQGQGKTSSGGNNNLRPASTPMAGASARPAGAQTSHAVVHKGLARPAATPHAQPAPHAGKGAPRPGAKAQGTSAVQKHAVASGAVGRSPARTVTTGKALSGSGAGPGAGTTASMSVGVSMVSMGKDTRGTRANAPSGSGSPDGIGLTSERVRARMAERVAASGVKHPGVLAALATVPRHGFVDAALANQAYEDAALPIGHGQTISKPSVVGRMIELLLSGGRPLEKVLEIGTGCGYQAAVLSCVARDVYSIERVRPLHERAKANLRPLRVPNIRLHYGDGRLGLPAVAPFDGIVIAAAGLEIPDALVDQLAIGARLVAPVGGEQQILTLIERIGARQWRETQLDRVLFVPLKSGII; this is encoded by the coding sequence ATGACGACACCGCCCAAGCGTTTTCCTCTTCCTTTGGCCGAAGTCATGACCCGCCGGCAGCGCAAGGCGCCGGTGTTGGACAAGGCGTCGCGCGCCAGTCCCGCCGGCGCGCCGCCGGCGGCGATGACGCGCAAGGCGCCTGCGGCGACGCCTGCCGGCTCGTCGGTGCATCAGGGACAAGGGAAAACGTCGTCCGGCGGAAACAACAACTTGCGTCCGGCGTCGACGCCGATGGCTGGCGCCTCGGCCCGCCCGGCGGGTGCGCAGACGTCGCATGCCGTGGTGCACAAGGGGCTGGCCCGCCCTGCGGCGACGCCTCACGCACAACCGGCGCCGCATGCAGGAAAGGGCGCGCCGAGGCCCGGCGCGAAGGCGCAAGGCACAAGTGCCGTGCAAAAGCATGCAGTGGCGAGCGGTGCCGTTGGCAGAAGCCCGGCGCGTACCGTGACGACGGGAAAGGCGTTATCAGGTTCGGGCGCGGGGCCGGGCGCAGGCACGACCGCGAGCATGAGCGTGGGTGTCAGCATGGTCAGCATGGGGAAGGACACGCGCGGCACGCGCGCGAACGCGCCGTCCGGCAGCGGTTCGCCCGATGGCATTGGGCTGACGTCCGAGCGCGTGCGCGCGCGTATGGCTGAACGGGTGGCGGCGTCGGGCGTTAAACACCCGGGCGTGCTGGCGGCGCTCGCCACGGTGCCGCGTCATGGTTTCGTCGACGCGGCGCTTGCCAATCAGGCTTATGAGGACGCAGCGCTGCCCATTGGTCACGGGCAAACGATCTCGAAGCCGTCTGTCGTGGGGCGCATGATCGAGCTTCTGCTCTCAGGCGGACGTCCCCTCGAAAAGGTGCTCGAAATCGGCACGGGCTGCGGCTATCAGGCAGCCGTGCTGTCGTGTGTGGCGCGCGATGTCTATTCGATCGAGCGGGTACGGCCTTTGCACGAGCGTGCCAAAGCCAATTTGCGTCCCCTGCGCGTGCCCAATATTCGCCTGCATTACGGCGACGGACGACTGGGCCTGCCTGCGGTGGCGCCGTTTGACGGCATTGTGATCGCCGCTGCCGGTCTCGAGATTCCTGACGCGCTGGTCGATCAACTCGCGATCGGCGCGCGTCTTGTCGCCCCTGTGGGTGGTGAGCAACAAATTTTGACCCTCATCGAGCGCATCGGTGCGCGCCAATGGCGCGAGACGCAGCTTGATAGGGTGTTATTCGTCCCCTTAAAATCGGGCATCATCTAA